The Candidatus Krumholzibacteriota bacterium genome contains a region encoding:
- a CDS encoding NTP transferase domain-containing protein: protein MKGVILAGGLGSRLLPLTKITNKHLLPVYDKPMIYYPIQTLINAGIRDILIVTGGNHAGDFLRLLGNGSEFGLAHINYTYQEGEGGIAEALRLAEYFAGEDSICVVLGDNIIENNIVLAVERFRETGRGARILLKEVPDPERFGVPVLEGEKVVKIEEKPAEPKSRYAVTGIYMYDNSVFEIIKTLRPSDRGELEITDVNNAYIEKGELAWDILDGWWTDAGTFASLHKASNLVAETGANKIK from the coding sequence ATGAAAGGCGTAATACTTGCCGGCGGACTTGGATCAAGACTTCTGCCGCTTACCAAGATAACGAATAAGCACCTCTTGCCGGTATATGACAAACCGATGATCTATTACCCTATACAGACCCTTATAAACGCGGGCATTCGTGATATCCTGATTGTTACGGGAGGCAATCATGCCGGCGATTTTCTCAGGCTGCTGGGTAATGGAAGCGAGTTCGGCCTGGCGCATATAAATTACACGTACCAGGAAGGCGAGGGAGGGATCGCGGAAGCGCTCAGACTCGCCGAGTATTTTGCAGGTGAGGACAGTATCTGCGTTGTTCTCGGTGACAATATCATAGAGAACAATATCGTTTTGGCTGTGGAGAGGTTTCGGGAGACGGGGCGCGGCGCGAGGATCCTTTTAAAGGAAGTCCCTGATCCGGAAAGATTCGGGGTCCCCGTACTCGAAGGGGAAAAGGTAGTGAAGATAGAGGAAAAGCCGGCAGAGCCGAAATCGCGTTACGCGGTGACGGGAATATATATGTATGATAATTCTGTCTTTGAGATCATCAAGACCCTTAGGCCCTCGGACCGGGGTGAACTTGAGATCACCGATGTAAATAACGCATATATTGAAAAAGGCGAGCTTGCCTGGGATATCCTCGACGGATGGTGGACTGACGCCGGCACGTTCGCTTCGCTGCACAAGGCGAGTAATCTTGTCGCTGAAACGGGGGCTAACAAGATCAAATAA